A DNA window from Chlamydia felis Fe/C-56 contains the following coding sequences:
- the folP gene encoding dihydropteroate synthase: MTTLHSVCLSLGSNLGNRFENFRKAYSLLKELNIEDLQSSVILETKALLLPGSPKEWDLPFFNSVLIGKTTLSPQELLLGIKQIERRLGRDLDAPVWSPRVLDIDILLYGDEICQQDHITIPHKRILERPFLLSLLASLCPTRKLYQPGSECHLKTFGEISHLIPCPQEMILNSFSPSTLLMGIVNVTDNSISDGGLYLDPEKAVAHAEQLLAKGASVIDFGAQATNPKVKHLLDVDQEWKRLEPVLNLLADKWSGRNQYPDISLDTFYPEIIRRALEVYPIRWINDVSGGSKEMAKIARDANLRLVINHSCSLPPCPNKTLELSTCAAEQLFSWGEKQIEAFTALGLNLDQIIFDPGIGFGTSPIQALHVLHRMKKFRGLGCATLVGHSRKSCFSLLGKHDAKDRDWETVSLSVLLQQQGVNFLRVHDVEANQRVLSAAAWPGVYV; the protein is encoded by the coding sequence ATGACAACACTCCACTCTGTTTGTTTGTCCCTGGGATCTAATCTGGGGAATCGCTTTGAAAATTTTCGCAAGGCATATTCTTTATTAAAAGAATTAAATATAGAAGATTTGCAAAGTTCTGTGATTTTGGAGACAAAGGCCTTATTGTTGCCGGGTTCTCCGAAAGAATGGGATTTACCTTTTTTTAATTCTGTACTTATTGGGAAAACAACACTCTCCCCTCAAGAGTTATTGTTGGGGATAAAACAAATAGAGCGCAGGCTTGGTAGAGATCTTGATGCCCCGGTTTGGTCTCCTCGAGTGTTGGATATTGACATTCTCTTATATGGGGATGAAATTTGCCAACAGGACCATATAACTATTCCTCACAAGAGAATTTTAGAAAGGCCTTTTCTACTTTCTCTTTTAGCGTCGCTTTGCCCTACTAGAAAACTTTATCAACCGGGTTCTGAGTGCCATTTAAAAACTTTTGGAGAAATCTCTCATCTTATTCCATGTCCCCAAGAGATGATTCTCAACAGTTTTTCTCCAAGCACTTTATTGATGGGGATAGTTAATGTTACTGATAACTCTATTTCAGATGGGGGACTGTATCTTGATCCAGAGAAAGCGGTTGCTCATGCTGAACAATTATTAGCTAAAGGTGCCTCTGTTATAGATTTCGGAGCTCAAGCGACCAATCCTAAGGTAAAACATCTTCTGGATGTAGATCAAGAATGGAAACGACTAGAGCCTGTCTTAAATCTTCTTGCTGACAAATGGTCAGGACGTAATCAGTATCCTGATATTTCATTAGATACATTTTATCCTGAAATTATTCGGAGAGCTTTAGAAGTTTATCCTATTCGATGGATTAATGACGTCTCGGGTGGTTCGAAGGAGATGGCAAAGATCGCTAGAGATGCGAATTTACGACTGGTTATCAATCATTCTTGTTCTCTTCCGCCGTGTCCAAATAAGACCCTGGAGCTTTCTACTTGTGCTGCTGAGCAATTGTTTAGTTGGGGAGAAAAACAGATAGAAGCCTTTACGGCTTTAGGATTAAACCTGGATCAAATTATTTTTGATCCAGGCATAGGCTTTGGGACAAGTCCAATACAAGCATTGCATGTATTACACAGGATGAAAAAGTTTCGTGGGCTTGGTTGTGCTACGCTAGTAGGACACTCAAGGAAATCTTGTTTCTCGCTTTTAGGCAAGCATGATGCTAAAGATCGTGACTGGGAAACGGTTAGCCTATCGGTTTTGTTGCAACAGCAAGGGGTGAATTTCTTGCGAGTTCATGATGTTGAAGCCAACCAAAGGGTGTTATCTGCCGCAGCATGGCCTGGAGTTTATGTGTAA
- a CDS encoding dihydrofolate reductase, which translates to MCKILGIVACSPSGVIGNQGKLPWSYSKDIEFFAKTIENKPLVMGRKTWEGLPEKYTKGRQIFVFSRSFYDNAEGVIWVSSLEEFFSLELPPSVFLIGGGDLFSLFLENQLLTGCFVTHIHRCYDGDAFFPLSLLVGWNKTILDEQEDLTFCYYESLADSHT; encoded by the coding sequence ATGTGTAAAATACTTGGTATTGTAGCTTGTAGTCCTAGTGGGGTGATTGGAAACCAAGGAAAGTTGCCTTGGAGCTATTCTAAGGACATTGAATTTTTCGCAAAAACGATAGAAAACAAGCCCTTAGTTATGGGGAGAAAAACCTGGGAGGGTCTTCCTGAAAAATATACGAAGGGCCGTCAGATTTTCGTGTTTTCTAGAAGTTTTTATGACAATGCCGAGGGAGTTATTTGGGTGTCTTCGTTAGAGGAGTTTTTTAGTTTAGAACTTCCACCCTCCGTCTTTCTCATAGGTGGTGGGGACTTGTTTTCTTTGTTTTTAGAAAATCAACTTCTGACAGGTTGTTTTGTAACTCACATTCATCGATGTTATGATGGTGATGCTTTCTTTCCCCTGTCTTTATTGGTGGGGTGGAACAAGACTATTTTAGATGAACAAGAGGATTTGACGTTTTGTTATTATGAAAGTCTCGCCGATAGTCACACGTAG
- a CDS encoding putative folate metabolism gamma-glutamate ligase yields the protein MKVSPIVTRRVHVCDNLYEILEEALPPLAENSIIALSSKVLSLCEGAVVDVRTVTKEELIKQESDAYIYSELHDLYLTKKQGVLIPSAGIDESNADGHYVLYPRDLLASTNALGAWLKDVYHLKNLGVIIVDSHTTPMRRGVLGLGLCWYGFSPLYSYVGKPDCFGRPLRMTQINLLDALSVSAVLCMGEGGEHTPLALIEEAPKITFHSSPTLQSDLSLLGIDEAEDLYGPILSSIAWESTQF from the coding sequence ATGAAAGTCTCGCCGATAGTCACACGTAGAGTTCATGTTTGTGATAATCTTTATGAAATTTTAGAAGAAGCTCTTCCTCCTTTAGCCGAGAATTCTATCATTGCTTTATCTTCTAAGGTTTTAAGTCTTTGTGAAGGGGCTGTTGTTGATGTCAGAACCGTAACAAAGGAAGAGCTGATTAAGCAAGAATCTGATGCGTATATTTATTCAGAGCTTCATGATTTATATTTAACCAAGAAGCAGGGTGTTTTGATACCCTCTGCGGGGATTGACGAGTCCAATGCTGACGGTCATTATGTGTTGTATCCCCGGGATTTATTAGCTTCTACAAATGCTTTAGGAGCCTGGTTAAAGGACGTATATCACTTAAAGAATCTTGGAGTCATTATTGTAGATAGTCATACAACACCTATGCGTCGCGGTGTTTTGGGATTAGGACTATGTTGGTATGGATTTTCTCCTCTATATAGTTATGTGGGCAAACCAGACTGTTTCGGCCGGCCCTTACGTATGACGCAAATTAATCTTTTAGATGCTCTATCAGTCTCTGCTGTTCTTTGCATGGGCGAGGGAGGGGAACATACTCCTTTAGCACTTATAGAAGAGGCGCCTAAAATAACTTTTCATTCTTCACCAACACTGCAATCGGATTTATCGTTGTTAGGTATAGATGAAGCTGAAGATTTATACGGTCCTATATTGAGTTCTATAGCATGGGAGTCTACACAGTTTTAA
- a CDS encoding CADD family putative folate metabolism protein: MKPDLDLLDKNIQEKHMLNHPFYMKWSRGELTKEQLQTYAKDYYLHIKAFPRYLSSLHSRCDNLEARKLLLDNLMDEETGHPNHIDLWKNFAYALGVTEEELENHIPSAAAQKKVDTFLRWCTGDSLSAGISALYTYESQIPAVAETKISGLKQYFGFTAPEDYEYFTVHQDVDVRHSREERELIQALQNNDGNKVLQASKEVCDALYDFLDSFLDEENSCSETVTSCCCKCRH, translated from the coding sequence ATGAAACCCGATTTAGATTTGTTAGATAAAAACATCCAAGAAAAACACATGTTAAACCATCCTTTCTATATGAAATGGTCTAGGGGGGAATTAACGAAAGAACAGTTACAGACCTATGCTAAGGATTACTATCTCCATATCAAAGCTTTTCCTCGTTATCTTTCATCTCTTCATAGTCGCTGTGACAATTTAGAAGCTCGTAAATTGCTTCTTGATAATCTTATGGATGAAGAAACAGGTCACCCTAATCATATAGATCTTTGGAAAAACTTTGCGTATGCTTTAGGTGTTACTGAAGAAGAACTAGAAAATCATATTCCTAGTGCAGCAGCTCAGAAGAAGGTTGATACATTTTTACGTTGGTGTACTGGAGATTCTTTGTCTGCGGGTATTTCTGCTTTATACACCTATGAAAGCCAAATCCCTGCAGTTGCGGAGACAAAAATTTCTGGATTAAAACAATATTTCGGTTTTACTGCTCCCGAGGATTATGAGTATTTCACAGTACATCAAGATGTAGACGTGAGACATTCTCGTGAGGAAAGAGAACTAATACAGGCGTTGCAGAATAACGATGGTAATAAGGTTTTACAAGCTTCTAAAGAAGTATGTGATGCTTTATATGACTTTTTAGATTCTTTCTTAGATGAAGAGAATTCTTGTTCAGAGACTGTTACTTCGTGTTGCTGTAAGTGTCGTCATTGA
- the recA gene encoding recombinase RecA → MNVPDRKKALEAAIAYIEKQFGSGSIMSLGKHSATHEISTIKTGALSLDLALGIGGVPKGRIVEIFGPESSGKTTLATHIVANAQKMGGVAAYIDAEHALDPGYASLIGANINDLMISQPDCGEDALSIAELLARSGAVDVIVIDSVAALVPKSELEGDIGDVHVGLQARMMSQALRKLTATLARSQTCAIFINQIREKIGVSFGNPETTTGGRALKFYSSIRIDIRRIGAIKGNESFDLGNRIKVKVAKNKLAPPFRTAEFDILFNEGISSAGCILDLAVEHNIVEKKGSWFNYQDRKLGQGREAVREELKKNKKLFDELEKRILDVTSVPKATVVEEKKEEQSIQPVV, encoded by the coding sequence ATGAATGTACCTGATCGTAAAAAAGCACTAGAGGCAGCTATTGCCTATATCGAAAAACAATTTGGCTCTGGATCTATCATGAGTCTAGGGAAACACTCGGCCACTCATGAAATCTCAACTATAAAAACAGGAGCCTTATCTTTAGATTTAGCTTTAGGTATTGGGGGTGTTCCAAAAGGACGTATCGTTGAGATCTTTGGTCCTGAATCTTCAGGAAAAACTACATTAGCTACCCACATCGTTGCCAATGCTCAAAAGATGGGAGGCGTTGCTGCTTATATCGATGCGGAACATGCTTTAGATCCAGGCTATGCTTCTCTTATAGGTGCGAATATCAATGATCTTATGATCTCTCAGCCTGATTGTGGGGAAGATGCTCTAAGCATTGCTGAGCTATTGGCAAGATCGGGAGCTGTTGATGTTATCGTTATTGACTCCGTAGCTGCTTTGGTTCCTAAAAGTGAACTCGAAGGCGATATCGGTGATGTGCATGTAGGCCTACAAGCACGTATGATGTCTCAGGCTTTGCGCAAGCTTACAGCAACATTAGCACGTAGCCAAACCTGCGCGATATTCATTAACCAAATTCGTGAAAAGATAGGCGTCAGCTTCGGTAATCCTGAAACAACAACAGGTGGACGAGCCTTAAAATTCTACTCATCAATACGTATTGATATCCGTCGTATAGGAGCCATCAAAGGTAATGAAAGTTTTGATCTTGGCAACCGCATCAAAGTCAAAGTTGCTAAAAATAAATTAGCACCCCCATTCAGAACAGCAGAATTTGATATTTTATTTAACGAGGGTATTTCTTCTGCAGGATGTATCCTAGATCTTGCTGTAGAGCACAATATCGTAGAGAAAAAGGGTTCTTGGTTCAACTACCAAGATCGTAAGTTAGGACAAGGAAGAGAAGCCGTTCGAGAAGAACTTAAGAAAAACAAGAAATTATTTGACGAGTTAGAAAAGCGTATCTTAGACGTAACTTCTGTACCCAAAGCAACAGTTGTAGAGGAGAAAAAAGAAGAGCAATCCATACAACCTGTGGTTTAA
- a CDS encoding 5-formyltetrahydrofolate cyclo-ligase, translating to MDMTIIAEKKKQRKLFSSLRQSIQEPRLSQAAQAVASFVSDFPQESFVLSFIPFRSEINIDLANQILVQKFSLALPQVNNHELTPIQVPSLEVLFKITHPLYLSEFNLKPISSKEITHVLIPALAFDDDLYRLGYGGGCYDRWLEKNPHPITIGVGFKEQKIRVLPREPHDIPLSQVFLA from the coding sequence ATGGATATGACTATAATTGCCGAAAAAAAGAAGCAACGTAAGCTCTTTTCTTCTCTACGGCAATCCATACAAGAACCCCGGCTATCGCAGGCCGCTCAAGCAGTTGCTTCTTTTGTTTCTGATTTTCCACAGGAAAGTTTCGTACTTTCCTTCATCCCCTTTCGGTCAGAAATTAACATAGATTTAGCCAACCAAATTCTTGTCCAAAAGTTCTCTTTAGCCCTACCGCAAGTCAATAATCACGAACTGACTCCTATCCAAGTGCCTTCTTTAGAAGTCCTGTTCAAGATCACACACCCCCTATATCTTTCTGAGTTCAACCTAAAGCCCATCTCCTCAAAAGAAATTACCCATGTTCTTATTCCTGCTTTAGCCTTTGATGATGATCTCTATCGTCTTGGTTATGGAGGAGGTTGTTATGATCGTTGGTTAGAAAAAAATCCGCACCCCATCACCATAGGTGTGGGATTTAAAGAACAAAAAATCCGGGTTCTTCCTAGAGAACCTCATGACATTCCCCTATCCCAAGTATTTTTAGCCTAA
- a CDS encoding toxin-antitoxin system YwqK family antitoxin: MVIRKILSLFLLCFFFTTPGYAAGTYEKLTLTGINIIDRNGLSETVCSKEKLKKYARVDFLSPQPYQKVMRMYKNTRGENVSCLTTYHPNGQLKQYLECVNNRACGRYREWHSNGKIKIQAEVIGGIADLHPSAESGWLFHGTTLAHSDEGLLEAAINYDKGLLQGTSYYYHPNGQTWKECSYHKGRAHGDFLTYTPEGFLLKKLSYLDGEKHGISIRYEERSNIVLSEEEYDKGLLLKGYYVDPQTHQVFSEIINGNGTQAIYGKHSIVETRIFVRGEARGKVTVFDSLGEQILQTYALVDGVKHGEELFFYPDTGKSKLLLTWNHGILQGPVKTWYPNGSLESCKELINNKKSGLLTLYYPEGQIMATEEYDNELLIKGEYFRPGERHPYSKIDKGCGTAVFFTSSGTITKKIPYQDGKPLIN; encoded by the coding sequence ATGGTTATAAGAAAAATTTTAAGCTTATTCCTTCTATGTTTCTTCTTTACAACTCCTGGTTACGCAGCCGGAACTTATGAGAAGCTGACTTTAACAGGAATCAATATCATTGATAGGAATGGCTTGTCAGAAACAGTTTGCTCTAAAGAGAAGCTAAAGAAGTATGCTAGGGTGGATTTCCTGTCTCCCCAGCCCTATCAAAAAGTTATGCGTATGTATAAAAACACACGAGGCGAGAATGTCTCTTGTTTGACAACATACCATCCTAACGGTCAGCTAAAACAATATCTTGAATGTGTGAATAATCGTGCTTGCGGGCGTTATCGAGAATGGCACAGCAATGGGAAAATTAAAATTCAAGCGGAGGTTATAGGAGGAATAGCAGATCTTCACCCTTCCGCAGAATCCGGATGGCTATTCCACGGAACAACACTCGCACATAGTGATGAGGGATTATTGGAAGCAGCCATCAACTATGATAAAGGTTTACTTCAGGGAACTTCGTACTACTACCACCCCAACGGTCAGACATGGAAAGAATGTTCTTATCATAAAGGACGAGCTCATGGTGATTTCTTAACCTACACACCAGAAGGCTTTTTACTGAAAAAGCTCTCGTATTTAGACGGTGAAAAACATGGAATATCCATACGCTATGAAGAACGTTCTAATATTGTGCTTTCTGAAGAGGAGTATGATAAAGGATTATTATTAAAAGGCTATTATGTAGATCCGCAAACACACCAAGTATTCTCTGAAATCATCAATGGCAATGGAACTCAAGCCATCTATGGGAAACACTCTATTGTAGAAACTCGAATATTCGTGCGTGGAGAAGCCCGTGGAAAAGTTACTGTGTTTGATAGTCTTGGAGAACAAATTCTTCAAACATATGCCCTAGTTGACGGAGTAAAACATGGTGAGGAACTATTTTTTTACCCTGACACAGGAAAATCTAAGCTTCTTTTAACTTGGAACCACGGCATTTTACAGGGGCCAGTAAAAACTTGGTATCCAAACGGTTCTTTGGAAAGTTGTAAGGAACTAATAAACAATAAAAAATCAGGACTGCTAACTTTGTATTATCCTGAGGGGCAGATCATGGCTACCGAAGAATACGACAATGAGCTACTTATAAAAGGAGAGTATTTCCGTCCAGGAGAGCGACATCCTTACTCTAAGATAGACAAAGGTTGTGGAACAGCTGTATTCTTCACATCTTCGGGAACAATTACCAAAAAGATCCCTTATCAAGACGGTAAACCCCTGATTAATTAG
- a CDS encoding YggT family protein, translated as MVSYFLKAAINVYSFLILVYILASWVPECHNAKWYQYVYKCVEPYLALFRKFIPRIGFIDISPLIALLCLEAVPFIVIRTLRFVILNIFQSPWLLQYI; from the coding sequence ATGGTATCTTATTTTTTGAAAGCGGCTATTAATGTTTATAGTTTTTTAATTTTGGTGTATATTCTTGCCTCTTGGGTTCCTGAATGCCACAATGCAAAATGGTACCAGTATGTATATAAGTGCGTAGAGCCTTATCTGGCTTTGTTTAGAAAATTTATTCCTCGTATTGGTTTCATCGATATTAGCCCTTTGATTGCTCTACTTTGCTTAGAGGCTGTTCCTTTTATTGTGATACGAACCCTGAGGTTTGTTATTCTTAATATTTTTCAGTCTCCATGGCTTCTTCAATACATATAG
- the dusB gene encoding tRNA dihydrouridine synthase DusB codes for MASSIHIGNILLKSPIVYAPLAGFSDYPYRRMSSLYGLPALMFCEMVKIEGLHYSPSRTLKLLEYSESMRPIGGQLCGSKPEMAGEAAKVLEGLGFDLIDLNCGCPTDRITKDGSGSGLLKTPELIGKVLEKIIGSVSIPVTVKIRSGWDGNNINVEETVRIIKEAGASAVFVHGRTRAQGYVGPSNLEYIARAKAAAGKDFPVFGNGDVFSPEAAKLMLDSTGCDGVLVARGTMGAPWIARQIEDYLTTGTYQKMPFSTRKQAFLQHLHWVEEYYQSEAKFLCETRKLCGHYLISAAKVRFLRSALSKATSVQAVYQLIEAYEESDDEPRDQPDLNKC; via the coding sequence ATGGCTTCTTCAATACATATAGGAAATATTTTACTAAAATCCCCTATTGTTTACGCACCCCTAGCGGGTTTTTCAGATTATCCCTATCGGAGAATGTCTTCGCTTTACGGTCTTCCAGCTTTAATGTTTTGTGAGATGGTGAAGATCGAGGGCTTGCACTATTCTCCTTCGCGTACCCTCAAACTTCTAGAATATTCTGAATCCATGCGTCCTATAGGAGGACAGCTTTGTGGTAGCAAACCTGAGATGGCTGGAGAAGCCGCTAAGGTATTAGAAGGATTGGGTTTTGATTTAATAGACTTAAACTGCGGTTGCCCTACAGATAGAATTACTAAAGATGGTAGTGGGTCAGGCCTATTAAAGACTCCAGAGCTTATTGGAAAAGTTTTGGAAAAGATTATCGGGTCTGTATCCATTCCTGTTACTGTAAAAATACGTTCAGGGTGGGACGGAAATAACATTAATGTGGAAGAAACAGTGCGCATTATTAAAGAGGCGGGAGCGAGTGCTGTTTTTGTACATGGAAGGACTCGTGCTCAGGGATATGTTGGTCCTAGTAATCTTGAATACATAGCACGAGCAAAAGCCGCGGCGGGGAAGGATTTTCCTGTATTTGGCAATGGGGATGTGTTTTCTCCAGAAGCCGCTAAGCTAATGTTAGACTCTACGGGATGTGATGGAGTCCTTGTTGCTCGTGGTACTATGGGGGCCCCTTGGATAGCGCGCCAAATTGAAGATTATCTTACGACAGGGACGTATCAGAAAATGCCCTTCTCTACGAGAAAACAAGCTTTTCTCCAGCACTTACATTGGGTAGAGGAGTACTATCAAAGTGAAGCAAAGTTTCTTTGTGAAACAAGAAAACTTTGCGGACATTATCTCATATCCGCTGCTAAAGTAAGATTTCTTCGTTCAGCTTTATCTAAAGCTACGTCTGTGCAAGCAGTTTATCAGCTTATCGAGGCTTATGAAGAATCCGATGATGAGCCTAGGGATCAACCAGACTTAAACAAGTGCTGA
- the topA gene encoding type I DNA topoisomerase produces the protein MKKSLIVVESPAKIKTLQKLLGKGFIFASSLGHVVDLPAKTFGIDIEHDFEPDYQILPDKQEVINQICKLASSCDVVYLSPDPDREGEAIAWHIANQLPKNTQIQRVSFNAITKGAVNEALKHPREIDMALVNAQQARRLLDRIVGYKISPILSRKLQQRSGISAGRVQSVALKLVVDREKAIEAFVPTEYWNIRVFLQDPKTSKTFWAHLYSADGKKWEKELPKGKTEDEILLINSEAKAQHYAELLEDASYRVTRVEAKEKRRNAAPPFITSTLQQEASRHFRFSSSKTMSVAQTLYEGVELDNEDATGLITYMRTDSVRIDPEALNNVRDYIQDTFGQEYLPKTPNLYTSKKMTQDAHEAIRPTDIHLSPDKLQGKLTNDQHMLYSLIWKRFVASQMNPAIYDTLAMTISTNVKIDLRASGSLLKFKGFLAVYEEKIDDDVAEEENPSLPQLHAQDILDKEKVSAEQAFTKPLPRFTEASLVKELEKSGIGRPSTYATIMNKIQSREYTIKENQRLRPTELGKIISQFLETNFPRIMDIGFTALMEDELELIADNKKSWKLLLKEFWDQFLPVVTTAEKEAVIPRVVTDIDCSACHKGKLVKIWAKNRYFYGCSEYPECDFKTSEEELAFNKDDYAVETPWDSPCPVCGGEMKVRHGRFGTFLGCLNYPKCRGTISLHKKGEEVETEEPIPCPAIGCSGKIFKKRSRYNKTFYSCSEYPDCSVIGNTIDAVITKYTGTQKTPYEKKTTSKKKSTTKASSKTTKTTAKKKKSAKETTKTPKAGSLLIPSPQLAQMIGNEPVARGEATKKIWKYIKDHNLQSPENKKMLIPDDKFRGVIGPEPVDMFQLPKLLNQHLFKSG, from the coding sequence ATGAAAAAATCCTTAATCGTAGTGGAATCTCCCGCTAAAATAAAAACCTTGCAAAAGCTCTTAGGGAAAGGTTTTATTTTTGCTTCATCACTAGGACATGTTGTTGATCTTCCTGCTAAGACGTTCGGTATCGATATCGAGCATGATTTCGAACCAGATTATCAAATTCTTCCTGACAAACAAGAAGTTATCAATCAAATTTGCAAATTAGCTTCCAGTTGTGACGTTGTCTATCTATCTCCTGACCCCGATAGAGAAGGAGAAGCTATAGCCTGGCATATTGCGAATCAGCTTCCCAAAAATACACAGATTCAAAGGGTTTCCTTTAATGCAATTACCAAAGGCGCTGTTAATGAAGCTCTAAAGCATCCTCGAGAAATCGATATGGCTTTAGTAAATGCCCAACAAGCCCGCCGCCTATTGGACCGTATTGTGGGATATAAGATCTCCCCTATTCTAAGTCGCAAACTTCAGCAGCGATCGGGAATATCCGCCGGACGTGTGCAATCTGTTGCGCTAAAGCTTGTTGTAGATCGCGAAAAAGCCATAGAAGCCTTCGTTCCCACTGAATACTGGAATATTCGCGTTTTTCTCCAAGATCCCAAAACCTCAAAAACATTTTGGGCGCATCTATATTCTGCGGATGGGAAGAAATGGGAAAAGGAACTCCCTAAAGGGAAAACAGAAGATGAAATTCTGTTAATTAACTCCGAAGCTAAAGCCCAACATTATGCTGAGCTTTTAGAAGACGCTTCTTACAGGGTGACTCGCGTAGAAGCTAAAGAAAAACGACGTAATGCTGCACCACCCTTTATTACCTCGACTTTGCAACAGGAGGCGAGCCGCCATTTCAGATTTTCTTCTTCAAAGACAATGTCGGTTGCTCAAACATTATATGAAGGCGTTGAATTAGATAACGAAGATGCAACAGGATTAATTACATACATGCGTACTGATTCCGTACGTATAGACCCTGAGGCATTAAATAATGTTAGGGATTATATACAAGATACGTTTGGACAAGAGTATCTTCCAAAAACTCCTAATCTTTATACATCAAAAAAGATGACTCAGGATGCCCATGAAGCAATTCGTCCTACAGATATTCATTTATCTCCAGATAAACTCCAGGGAAAACTGACTAACGATCAGCATATGCTCTATTCTCTCATTTGGAAACGTTTCGTAGCCTCACAGATGAATCCTGCGATTTATGATACGTTAGCTATGACGATTTCCACAAATGTGAAAATAGACCTACGTGCTTCTGGATCTTTGCTGAAATTTAAAGGTTTCCTTGCCGTATACGAAGAAAAAATAGACGATGATGTAGCCGAAGAAGAAAACCCCTCTCTTCCTCAGCTACACGCTCAAGATATTTTAGATAAGGAAAAGGTTTCTGCAGAACAAGCCTTCACAAAACCTCTTCCGAGATTTACAGAGGCCTCTTTAGTAAAAGAACTGGAAAAATCTGGTATTGGCCGTCCTTCTACATACGCAACGATTATGAATAAAATTCAAAGTCGTGAGTATACAATTAAGGAAAACCAGCGCCTACGCCCTACAGAACTAGGAAAAATCATTTCACAGTTCCTTGAGACAAATTTTCCTCGAATTATGGATATAGGTTTTACAGCTCTTATGGAAGATGAGCTAGAACTTATAGCTGACAATAAAAAATCCTGGAAATTGCTTCTTAAAGAGTTCTGGGATCAGTTTCTTCCCGTAGTAACTACTGCAGAAAAAGAAGCTGTTATACCCCGTGTTGTGACTGACATCGATTGTTCAGCATGCCATAAAGGAAAACTTGTAAAAATCTGGGCAAAAAATCGCTATTTTTATGGATGCTCAGAATATCCTGAATGCGATTTTAAAACTTCTGAAGAAGAGCTCGCTTTTAATAAAGACGACTATGCTGTTGAGACTCCATGGGATAGTCCTTGTCCTGTTTGTGGAGGGGAAATGAAGGTCCGCCATGGACGTTTCGGTACATTTTTGGGATGCCTAAACTATCCTAAATGTCGCGGCACAATTTCCCTCCATAAGAAAGGAGAAGAAGTAGAAACAGAAGAGCCGATTCCTTGCCCAGCAATTGGTTGCTCTGGAAAAATCTTTAAAAAGCGCTCCCGTTACAATAAAACGTTCTATTCTTGCTCAGAGTATCCCGATTGCAGTGTGATCGGCAATACTATCGATGCTGTTATAACAAAGTATACAGGAACGCAGAAGACCCCTTACGAAAAGAAAACTACAAGTAAGAAAAAATCCACAACGAAAGCAAGTAGCAAAACTACGAAAACAACAGCAAAGAAAAAGAAAAGTGCTAAGGAAACAACCAAAACTCCTAAAGCAGGATCTCTACTTATCCCCTCTCCTCAACTTGCTCAAATGATCGGTAACGAGCCGGTAGCACGGGGGGAAGCGACTAAGAAAATCTGGAAATATATCAAGGACCATAATCTCCAGTCCCCCGAAAATAAAAAGATGTTAATTCCTGACGATAAATTCCGAGGGGTTATTGGCCCAGAACCCGTGGATATGTTCCAACTGCCCAAACTACTAAATCAGCACTTGTTTAAGTCTGGTTGA